In a genomic window of Thioalkalivibrio sp. XN279:
- a CDS encoding Hpt domain-containing protein encodes MSSRASPQLLWVTGEVTTVMNEARIALEEFAEHPEQRELMAHCAALLHQAHGALRIAEVYGASLLAEEMEQLALHLQRSAGVGHQHEEAMEALSRAIVQLPPYLERVVSGGRDIPLVLLPLLNDLRAARGSALLSENTLLLLNLPSESQLAPGRVRPSPSGENIVALARQLRPRYQAALLSWIRGERPDSSLAVIADVAASLERAAAEPAVYQLWWVLSGVVEALRQGGLPASASLKRLLGQVDRQVRRMIEEGEAAVAAAPPVELLNSLLFYVARSTTRGTRVSAIRDTFSLGDLLPDQSDVAHARDSLGGPSVQLMHTVADAIREDLAKVKDALDLHARTGSIPTEVLDNQFGMLGKIGDTLGVLGLGEIREQVQREAQRLRGLLDKDRAQTEDELLAVAANLLRVEDRLDEQLVGLVLDEPRPAGAAPGETPEEDQPDPMRQVTEALLRECLVNMARVRDAINERLAGPVDPQVVDAVPGLLQGVTAALLMLEQPRAVAVMEGITRHVRRLVDPGGEDMPRQALDRLADAIVSVEYFMETIRAGRKLPLFMLENAEECLAALGREEEREHAPPAPAAPEEPLLEPAPEAITAPEPEPEPEPEPEPEYAPEPQPEYEPEAEAEAEAEPEPEAEPEPELEAAAAPPPVAPVLPVYEGAEEPDTELIELFIEEAKELEATARASYTQWAGNEDVDALGTLRRAFHTLKGSGRMVGARRIGEYAWSVEQMLNALIEGRITRSDALVQFLGEAVAQVPGLVEQIETGRVPTADIERLMARAEAFAAGRGEQVAAEPEPEPEPEAVPESAPAPEPEPEPEPEPEPEPEPEMDPVLRDIFTREANGHLADLRTFIHDCGMRTPPYAVTESAHRACHTLAGSANMADVAAVVEIARPLNDYLRQLYDDHVGLPPAGLKLVGRSVDAIARVVRALEEGHGPGAPDTALADDIRALHQDYELRAEAGAVDTVLEQPEFDFEILGIFVEEAAEILEEAQDAMAAWRASPEGGEPLRALQRHLHTIKGSARLAGVSTIGDFSHALENLFEGLAEGRRQVAPGLADVVQRCLDALHGMRDVAAQGRMPEIPPGLLAQLEAPPAPEPEPEPEEEETFEDTATFVEPIETTPPEPEPEPEPEPEPEPVPEPEPEPEPMPMPEPLPRPVPAPTPAAALPRQELARVDAALLEKLLDNAGEVGIYRSRLEEQLGSVQFNLEELNATFVRLRDQLRKMEIETETQILHRHQGEVDPRGDFDPLELDRYSTIQQLSRALAETASDVASIQQLISERIREAENLIVQQSRAVSELQDGLMRTRLVPFNRHAQRLSRLVRQSASEFGRRAELQVVGGTAELDRQIMDRMLGPIEHLLRNAIIHGIESPERRAAVGKPETGRVTVSVGREGAEVVVEVSDDGAGLDLEAIRRKGQALGLVGRDDKLNNEAAAALILRPGFSTAQQLSQGAGRGVGTDVVASEVRQLGGALEVRNRPGEGVTFEIRLPFTRAITQALVARAGDEWYALPLPAVEGVVRVPANELGRYFGPHAIPFRYGDHDYHFEHVAALVDGEAAALPETGTVSAILVRAAERPTALLTDEMLGAREIVVKPLGPQLAAIRGVAGATILGDGKIVLILDVAALIRARVRAPEPPPPVPMKAKEDERTFVMVVDDSITVRRVTERLLERNGMRVITAKDGVDAVALLQEHTPDIMLLDIEMPRMDGYEVASHVRNDPRLRHIPIVMITSRVGEKHRARAMEIGVDHYLGKPYQESDLLNAIRSLVGEEAERGESDDG; translated from the coding sequence GTGAGTTCCAGGGCTTCCCCACAACTGCTCTGGGTGACCGGCGAGGTCACCACGGTGATGAACGAGGCGCGCATCGCGCTGGAGGAGTTCGCCGAGCACCCCGAGCAACGCGAGCTCATGGCGCACTGCGCCGCGCTGCTGCACCAGGCGCACGGTGCGCTGCGCATCGCCGAGGTCTACGGCGCCTCGCTGCTGGCCGAGGAGATGGAGCAGCTGGCGTTGCACCTGCAGCGCAGCGCCGGGGTCGGGCACCAGCACGAGGAGGCCATGGAGGCGCTCTCGCGCGCCATCGTGCAGCTGCCGCCTTATCTCGAGCGGGTGGTCAGCGGCGGTCGCGACATCCCGCTGGTGCTGCTGCCGCTCTTGAACGACCTGCGCGCCGCGCGCGGCTCGGCGCTGCTGTCCGAGAACACGCTGCTGCTGCTCAACCTGCCGAGCGAGAGCCAGCTGGCGCCGGGGCGCGTGCGCCCGTCGCCGTCGGGCGAGAACATCGTCGCGCTGGCGCGCCAGCTGCGCCCGCGTTACCAGGCCGCACTGCTGTCCTGGATTCGCGGCGAGCGTCCCGACAGCAGCCTCGCCGTGATCGCCGACGTGGCCGCGTCGCTGGAGCGCGCCGCCGCCGAGCCCGCCGTGTACCAGCTGTGGTGGGTGCTGAGCGGCGTGGTGGAAGCGCTGCGCCAGGGCGGGCTCCCGGCCAGCGCCTCGCTGAAGCGCCTGCTCGGCCAGGTGGACCGCCAGGTGCGGCGCATGATCGAGGAGGGCGAGGCCGCGGTCGCCGCGGCGCCGCCGGTGGAGCTGCTCAACAGCCTGCTGTTCTACGTCGCCCGCTCGACCACGCGCGGCACCCGCGTCAGCGCCATCCGCGACACCTTCAGCCTGGGCGACCTGCTGCCGGACCAGTCCGACGTGGCGCATGCGCGCGACAGCCTCGGCGGTCCCAGCGTGCAGCTGATGCACACCGTGGCCGACGCCATCCGCGAAGACCTCGCCAAGGTCAAGGACGCGCTCGACCTGCATGCGCGCACCGGCAGCATTCCCACCGAGGTGCTGGACAACCAGTTCGGCATGCTGGGCAAGATCGGCGACACCCTCGGCGTGCTCGGCCTGGGCGAGATCCGCGAGCAGGTGCAGCGGGAAGCGCAGCGCCTGCGCGGGCTGCTGGACAAGGACCGGGCGCAGACCGAGGACGAGCTGCTCGCGGTCGCCGCCAACCTGCTGCGGGTCGAGGACCGCCTGGACGAGCAGCTGGTCGGGCTGGTGCTGGACGAGCCGCGGCCCGCCGGCGCCGCGCCTGGCGAGACGCCGGAGGAGGACCAGCCCGATCCCATGCGCCAGGTGACGGAGGCGCTGCTGCGCGAGTGCCTGGTCAACATGGCGCGCGTGCGCGACGCCATCAACGAACGCCTTGCCGGGCCGGTGGATCCCCAGGTCGTGGACGCCGTGCCGGGCTTGCTCCAGGGCGTGACCGCGGCGCTGCTGATGCTGGAGCAGCCGCGCGCGGTGGCGGTGATGGAAGGCATCACGCGCCACGTGCGCCGCCTGGTCGACCCGGGCGGCGAAGACATGCCGCGCCAGGCGCTGGACCGGCTCGCCGACGCCATCGTCAGCGTCGAGTACTTCATGGAGACGATCCGCGCCGGGCGCAAGCTGCCGCTGTTCATGCTGGAGAATGCCGAGGAATGCCTCGCCGCGCTCGGCCGCGAGGAAGAGCGCGAGCATGCCCCCCCGGCGCCGGCCGCCCCTGAAGAGCCGCTGCTCGAGCCGGCGCCGGAGGCGATCACCGCGCCGGAGCCCGAGCCCGAGCCGGAACCCGAGCCCGAACCCGAATACGCGCCCGAACCGCAACCCGAGTACGAGCCCGAAGCCGAAGCCGAAGCCGAAGCCGAGCCGGAACCCGAAGCCGAGCCCGAACCCGAGCTGGAAGCGGCAGCTGCGCCGCCGCCCGTCGCGCCGGTGCTGCCCGTCTACGAAGGCGCCGAGGAGCCGGATACCGAGCTCATCGAGCTGTTCATCGAGGAGGCGAAGGAACTCGAGGCGACCGCCCGCGCCTCGTACACGCAATGGGCCGGCAACGAAGACGTCGATGCGCTCGGCACGCTGCGGCGCGCCTTCCACACCCTGAAGGGCAGCGGCCGCATGGTCGGCGCACGCCGTATCGGCGAATACGCCTGGAGCGTCGAGCAGATGCTCAACGCGCTGATCGAGGGGCGCATCACGCGCAGCGACGCCCTGGTGCAGTTCCTCGGCGAGGCGGTGGCCCAGGTGCCGGGCCTGGTCGAGCAGATCGAGACGGGCCGCGTGCCCACGGCGGATATCGAGAGACTGATGGCCCGCGCCGAGGCGTTTGCCGCCGGCCGCGGCGAGCAGGTTGCAGCCGAGCCCGAGCCGGAGCCTGAGCCTGAAGCCGTGCCGGAATCGGCGCCGGCGCCCGAGCCCGAGCCCGAGCCGGAGCCGGAGCCGGAGCCGGAGCCGGAACCCGAGATGGACCCCGTGCTGCGGGACATCTTCACGCGCGAGGCGAACGGGCACCTCGCCGACCTGCGCACCTTCATTCACGACTGCGGCATGCGCACGCCGCCTTACGCCGTCACCGAGTCTGCGCATCGCGCCTGCCACACGCTGGCGGGCAGCGCCAACATGGCCGACGTCGCGGCGGTGGTGGAAATCGCGCGCCCGCTGAACGATTACCTGCGGCAGCTGTACGACGACCACGTCGGCCTGCCGCCGGCCGGCCTGAAACTGGTGGGCCGGTCCGTGGACGCCATCGCGCGGGTGGTGCGGGCGCTGGAGGAGGGGCATGGCCCCGGCGCGCCGGACACCGCGCTGGCGGACGACATCCGCGCCCTGCACCAGGACTACGAGCTGCGCGCCGAGGCGGGCGCCGTGGACACGGTCCTCGAGCAGCCGGAGTTCGACTTCGAGATCCTCGGCATCTTCGTCGAGGAAGCCGCAGAAATCCTCGAGGAAGCGCAGGACGCGATGGCGGCGTGGCGCGCCAGTCCCGAGGGCGGCGAACCACTGCGCGCCTTGCAGCGGCACCTGCACACCATCAAGGGCAGCGCGCGCCTGGCCGGCGTGAGCACCATCGGCGACTTCAGTCACGCGCTGGAAAACCTGTTCGAGGGCCTCGCCGAGGGCCGGCGCCAGGTTGCGCCCGGCCTCGCCGACGTGGTGCAGCGCTGCCTCGATGCGCTGCACGGCATGCGCGACGTTGCCGCGCAGGGCCGCATGCCGGAGATTCCGCCGGGGCTGCTGGCCCAGCTCGAGGCGCCGCCTGCGCCCGAGCCGGAGCCGGAGCCGGAGGAAGAAGAGACTTTCGAAGACACCGCCACTTTCGTCGAGCCGATCGAGACAACGCCGCCCGAGCCGGAACCCGAGCCCGAGCCCGAGCCCGAGCCGGAACCGGTGCCAGAGCCGGAGCCGGAACCCGAGCCGATGCCCATGCCGGAGCCGCTGCCCCGGCCGGTCCCCGCGCCGACGCCGGCGGCCGCCCTGCCGCGCCAGGAGCTGGCGCGCGTGGACGCGGCCCTGCTGGAGAAGCTGCTCGACAACGCCGGCGAGGTGGGCATCTACCGCAGCCGCCTGGAAGAGCAGCTCGGCTCGGTGCAGTTCAACCTCGAGGAGCTGAACGCGACCTTCGTGCGCCTGCGCGACCAGCTGCGCAAGATGGAAATCGAGACCGAGACGCAGATCCTGCACCGCCACCAGGGCGAGGTGGATCCGCGCGGCGACTTCGACCCGCTGGAGCTGGACCGCTATTCCACCATCCAGCAGCTGTCGCGGGCCCTGGCCGAGACCGCCAGCGACGTGGCCAGCATCCAGCAGCTCATCAGCGAGCGCATCCGCGAGGCCGAGAACCTCATCGTGCAGCAGTCGCGCGCGGTCAGCGAACTGCAGGACGGGCTCATGCGCACGCGCCTGGTGCCCTTCAACCGCCACGCCCAGCGCCTGTCGCGGCTGGTGCGCCAGTCCGCCTCGGAGTTCGGCCGGCGCGCCGAGCTGCAGGTGGTCGGCGGCACCGCCGAGCTGGACCGCCAGATCATGGATCGCATGCTCGGCCCCATCGAGCACCTGCTGCGCAACGCCATCATCCACGGCATCGAGTCGCCGGAGCGCCGCGCCGCGGTGGGCAAGCCGGAGACCGGCCGCGTCACCGTCAGCGTGGGCCGCGAGGGCGCCGAGGTCGTGGTCGAAGTGAGCGACGACGGCGCGGGCCTGGACCTCGAGGCCATCCGCCGCAAGGGCCAGGCGCTGGGCCTGGTCGGGCGCGACGACAAGCTGAACAACGAGGCGGCCGCGGCGCTGATCCTGCGCCCCGGCTTCAGCACGGCGCAGCAACTCAGCCAGGGCGCCGGCCGCGGCGTCGGCACCGACGTGGTGGCGAGCGAGGTGCGCCAGCTCGGCGGTGCGCTGGAAGTGCGCAACCGCCCGGGCGAGGGCGTGACTTTCGAGATCCGCCTGCCGTTCACCCGCGCCATCACCCAGGCGCTGGTCGCCCGGGCCGGCGACGAGTGGTACGCATTGCCGCTGCCGGCAGTCGAAGGCGTGGTGCGCGTGCCGGCCAACGAGCTGGGCCGTTACTTCGGGCCGCACGCCATCCCCTTCCGCTACGGCGACCACGACTACCACTTCGAGCACGTGGCTGCGCTGGTCGACGGCGAGGCCGCGGCGCTGCCGGAGACCGGCACGGTGTCTGCCATCCTGGTGCGCGCCGCCGAGCGTCCCACCGCGCTGCTCACCGACGAGATGCTGGGCGCGCGCGAGATCGTGGTGAAGCCGCTCGGCCCGCAGCTGGCCGCCATCCGCGGCGTCGCCGGCGCCACCATCCTCGGCGACGGCAAGATCGTGCTCATCCTCGACGTGGCGGCCCTGATCCGCGCCCGGGTGCGTGCGCCCGAGCCGCCGCCGCCGGTGCCGATGAAGGCCAAGGAAGACGAGCGCACTTTCGTCATGGTGGTGGACGACTCCATCACCGTGCGCCGCGTCACCGAACGGCTGCTCGAGCGCAACGGCATGCGCGTGATCACGGCCAAGGACGGCGTCGACGCCGTGGCCCTGCTGCAGGAACACACGCCCGACATCATGCTGCTGGACATCGAGATGCCGCGCATGGACGGCTACGAGGTGGCCAGCCACGTGCGCAACGACCCGCGGCTGAGGCACATCCCGATCGTCATGATCACCTCGCGTGTCGGCGAGAAGCATCGTGCGCGCGCCATGGAGATCGGCGTCGATCACTACCTCGGCAAGCCCTACCAGGAGAGCGACCTGTTGAACGCCATCCGCAGCCTGGTCGGCGAAGAGGCCGAGCGCGGGGAGAGCGACGATGGATGA
- a CDS encoding chemotaxis protein CheW codes for MDEPQEELLHCLLLPLVGRRLLLPRACVAEVIGLGRMQLREEEPDWLLGEVAWGDRMVPLVSFESACGDPVPEIGGRSRAVILRSLTGKLGRGGMALLCQGLPQLVRLSADVIELDQSSGNGNGNGNGNGDNGHGHGLDADAPVLCRLKVLNETPVIPDLERLEREISEILHGA; via the coding sequence ATGGATGAGCCACAGGAAGAACTGCTGCACTGCCTGCTGCTGCCGCTGGTCGGCCGGCGGCTGCTGCTGCCGCGCGCCTGCGTCGCCGAGGTCATCGGCCTCGGGCGCATGCAGCTGCGCGAGGAAGAGCCCGACTGGCTGCTCGGCGAAGTCGCCTGGGGCGACCGCATGGTGCCGCTGGTCTCCTTCGAATCCGCCTGCGGCGACCCGGTGCCGGAGATCGGCGGCCGCAGCCGCGCCGTGATCCTCAGGAGCCTGACCGGCAAGCTCGGCCGCGGCGGCATGGCGTTGCTGTGCCAGGGCCTGCCGCAGCTGGTGCGCCTCAGCGCCGACGTCATCGAGCTGGACCAGTCGAGCGGCAACGGGAACGGCAACGGCAACGGTAACGGCGATAACGGTCATGGCCATGGCCTGGACGCCGATGCGCCCGTGCTGTGCCGGCTCAAGGTGCTGAACGAGACGCCGGTGATACCCGATCTCGAACGGCTCGAGCGCGAGATCAGCGAGATCCTGCACGGGGCTTGA
- a CDS encoding DUF1778 domain-containing protein, translating to MEAVQLKSERLEARLRPEDKALMQRAAELSGRKLSEFVISSAREAAVETLRRHESLVLGDPRDQAAFAAALLQPPAPSRRLKAAARRYRTLTGN from the coding sequence ATGGAAGCAGTACAGCTCAAAAGCGAGCGGCTGGAGGCCCGGCTCCGCCCAGAGGACAAGGCGCTGATGCAGCGCGCCGCGGAACTTTCCGGCCGTAAGCTCAGCGAGTTCGTGATCTCGAGCGCACGTGAGGCGGCCGTCGAGACGCTCCGCCGCCATGAAAGCCTGGTGCTCGGCGATCCGCGCGACCAGGCGGCGTTCGCGGCGGCCCTGCTGCAGCCGCCGGCGCCAAGCCGTCGGCTGAAAGCGGCAGCCCGGCGGTATCGCACGCTGACCGGCAACTGA
- a CDS encoding GNAT family N-acetyltransferase, giving the protein MRPAAGGRRFNVEMLGRQHDRRRFSCECAPLEDYLHQRALQDQHKRIAVCHVLVASDEPTRILGYYTLSSYTVRLAELPPDESARLPRYPDVPVALLGRLAVDSAHRGQGCGELLLLDAMHRCFTRVASQMAIYALVTHAKSDMAAAFYRRYDFVSLPSTPLTLFLPMGTIARLYED; this is encoded by the coding sequence ATGAGGCCAGCGGCGGGCGGCCGGCGGTTCAACGTGGAGATGCTCGGGCGACAGCACGACCGGCGTCGCTTCAGTTGCGAATGTGCGCCGTTGGAAGATTACCTGCACCAGCGTGCGCTGCAGGACCAGCACAAGCGCATTGCCGTCTGCCACGTACTCGTGGCGTCCGACGAGCCCACGCGGATCCTCGGCTATTACACGCTGTCGAGCTACACCGTTCGCCTCGCCGAACTGCCACCGGACGAGTCTGCCCGGTTGCCGCGTTATCCCGATGTGCCGGTGGCGCTGCTGGGGCGGCTGGCCGTCGACAGCGCGCACCGCGGGCAGGGCTGCGGCGAGTTGCTGTTGCTGGATGCCATGCATCGATGCTTCACGCGGGTCGCGAGCCAGATGGCGATCTACGCGCTGGTCACGCACGCCAAGAGCGACATGGCAGCAGCCTTCTATCGCCGTTACGACTTTGTGTCCCTGCCCTCGACGCCGCTGACCCTGTTCCTGCCAATGGGTACCATTGCGCGCCTGTACGAAGACTGA
- a CDS encoding protein tyrosine phosphatase family protein, with protein sequence MKLTRTMLLAALLAGTMPAAPAVADEWRSLDEGIRPSEQLVIGGQPTAALLREAAEAGIELVVNFRPAGEEDLDYDEAALVAELGLAYLQVPVAKQGSLTEENVRLFDAVLERVGEQPALMHCSTGNRVGAMFALHAARYRGMDTEAAVALGKAHGLTHFEDEVRAELAHDAKERAQP encoded by the coding sequence ATGAAACTGACCCGCACGATGCTGCTGGCGGCGCTGTTGGCCGGGACGATGCCGGCCGCGCCGGCCGTGGCCGATGAGTGGCGGAGCCTGGACGAAGGCATCCGCCCGAGCGAACAGCTGGTGATCGGCGGCCAGCCCACCGCCGCGCTGCTGCGCGAGGCGGCGGAGGCCGGCATCGAGCTGGTGGTCAATTTCCGTCCGGCGGGCGAGGAAGACCTGGACTACGACGAGGCGGCATTGGTGGCCGAGCTCGGGCTCGCTTACCTCCAGGTGCCCGTGGCCAAACAGGGCAGCCTGACGGAGGAGAATGTCCGGCTTTTCGACGCCGTGCTCGAGCGGGTCGGCGAGCAGCCGGCGCTGATGCACTGCTCGACCGGGAACCGCGTCGGCGCCATGTTCGCGCTGCATGCGGCCCGTTATCGCGGCATGGACACTGAGGCGGCGGTCGCGCTCGGCAAGGCCCACGGGCTGACGCACTTCGAGGACGAGGTGCGGGCCGAGCTGGCGCATGATGCGAAGGAGCGTGCACAACCATGA
- a CDS encoding EcsC family protein has translation MTLTPQDLDELRAAKQILEKPSFVARVSNAVGAPLEKSFIALPKPVTKVVGDLTETVVGKAFDSALYTLRDPKAEASSNLTHKLAAMASGAVGGAFGMGALALELPVSTTIMLRSIADIARSEGEDLRSPEAKVQCIQVLALGGPSKSDDAAEKGYFGARAALAKAVSDAAKYLAAHQAGARGAPAIVRLITQVASRFSVVVSQKAAAQSVPLVGAFGGATINALFIGHYQDMARGHFTVRRLERAHGAEAVRAAYEQL, from the coding sequence ATGACGCTCACACCCCAGGACCTCGACGAGCTGCGCGCGGCGAAGCAGATCCTCGAGAAGCCGAGCTTCGTCGCGCGCGTCAGCAATGCCGTGGGCGCGCCGCTGGAGAAGAGCTTCATAGCGCTGCCCAAGCCGGTGACCAAGGTGGTGGGCGATCTCACCGAGACGGTGGTGGGCAAGGCCTTCGACTCGGCGCTGTACACGCTGCGGGACCCCAAGGCCGAGGCGTCGTCCAACCTGACGCACAAGCTGGCGGCCATGGCCTCAGGCGCGGTCGGCGGCGCGTTCGGCATGGGCGCGCTGGCGCTGGAGCTGCCGGTGTCCACCACCATCATGCTGCGCTCCATCGCGGATATCGCGCGCAGCGAGGGCGAGGACCTGCGCTCGCCCGAGGCCAAGGTGCAGTGCATCCAGGTGCTGGCGCTGGGCGGGCCGAGCAAGTCCGACGACGCGGCCGAGAAGGGCTACTTCGGCGCGCGCGCCGCGCTCGCCAAGGCGGTCTCGGACGCGGCGAAATACCTCGCCGCACACCAGGCGGGCGCCCGGGGCGCGCCGGCCATCGTGCGGCTCATCACCCAGGTGGCGTCGCGCTTCTCCGTGGTGGTGTCGCAGAAGGCGGCGGCGCAATCCGTGCCGCTGGTCGGCGCCTTCGGCGGCGCCACCATCAACGCCCTGTTCATCGGCCACTACCAGGACATGGCGCGCGGCCACTTCACGGTGCGCCGGCTCGAGCGCGCGCATGGGGCGGAGGCGGTGCGGGCGGCTTACGAGCAGTTATAG
- a CDS encoding cation:proton antiporter family protein yields MFEVICVTFAFFFGLAVKQVGLPPLVGFLAAGFAINFFGPTLGLPEESGEILKYVAHLGVLMLLFAVGLKLRLGQITQPQVLGGALIHFGISMSVFTLGLALFLELDWNTALLLGIALSFSSTVFSAKILEAKRDIGAFYGRTTIGILIVQDIVALVVLAVWGGHAPTPWALGLLALPFLRPVLHWLLDFTGHDELLVLMGMLFALVLGGMGFESVGLSSEIGALVMGLLLSTHQRSKELAEAIWALKEVFLVGFFLQIGMSGLPGWGDLAFALAVALMLPLKGVLFFFILVKFRLRARTAFMASASLAAYSEFGLIVAAAVLPEWLVPLAMAVSLSFVIAAPVNRFAPSLFDRLERRLEHFEPSKVHVDELPTDLGNARILILGMGRTGTAAYEHLRPSCDRIVAVDADPYKIDSHKKAGRNVLFADVEDAGFWRGLDVSHVAAVILAMDSVEAKEFAARALRRKGFDGPIVSHALYEEHLERLKSAGATQTYLTMRQAGMGLAQHAARSIDLDLAPSEEG; encoded by the coding sequence ATGTTCGAAGTCATCTGCGTCACCTTCGCCTTCTTCTTCGGGCTGGCCGTCAAGCAGGTCGGCCTGCCGCCGCTGGTCGGGTTCCTGGCCGCGGGCTTCGCCATCAACTTCTTCGGTCCCACCCTCGGCTTGCCCGAGGAGAGCGGCGAGATCCTGAAGTACGTCGCGCACCTCGGCGTGCTGATGCTGCTGTTCGCCGTCGGCCTGAAGCTGCGCCTGGGGCAGATCACACAGCCGCAGGTGCTCGGCGGCGCGCTGATCCACTTCGGCATCAGCATGTCCGTGTTCACCCTCGGCCTGGCGCTGTTTCTCGAGCTCGACTGGAACACCGCCCTGCTGCTGGGCATCGCGCTGTCGTTCTCCTCCACCGTGTTCTCGGCCAAGATCCTCGAGGCCAAGCGCGACATCGGCGCCTTCTACGGTCGCACCACCATCGGCATCCTGATCGTGCAGGACATCGTCGCGCTGGTGGTGCTCGCCGTCTGGGGCGGCCACGCGCCGACGCCCTGGGCGCTGGGCCTGCTGGCGCTGCCTTTCCTGCGCCCGGTGCTGCACTGGCTGCTGGACTTCACCGGCCACGACGAGCTGCTGGTGCTGATGGGCATGCTGTTCGCGCTCGTGCTGGGCGGCATGGGTTTCGAGAGCGTGGGGCTGAGTTCCGAGATCGGCGCGCTGGTGATGGGCCTGCTGCTGTCCACCCACCAGCGTTCCAAGGAACTGGCGGAGGCGATCTGGGCGCTGAAGGAAGTGTTCCTGGTCGGCTTCTTCCTGCAGATCGGGATGTCCGGCCTGCCGGGCTGGGGCGATCTCGCTTTTGCGCTGGCCGTGGCGCTGATGCTGCCGCTCAAGGGTGTGCTGTTCTTCTTCATCCTGGTCAAGTTCCGGCTGCGCGCGCGCACCGCTTTCATGGCCTCGGCCAGCCTTGCCGCCTACAGCGAGTTCGGGTTGATCGTGGCTGCCGCGGTGCTGCCGGAGTGGCTGGTCCCGCTGGCCATGGCGGTGAGCCTGTCCTTCGTCATCGCGGCCCCGGTCAACCGCTTCGCGCCGTCCCTGTTCGACCGCCTCGAGCGCCGCCTGGAACATTTCGAGCCCTCGAAGGTGCACGTCGACGAGCTGCCCACCGACCTCGGCAACGCGCGCATCCTGATCCTCGGCATGGGCCGCACCGGCACCGCCGCCTACGAGCACCTGCGCCCGTCGTGCGACCGCATCGTCGCCGTCGACGCCGACCCCTACAAGATCGACAGTCACAAGAAAGCCGGCCGCAACGTGCTGTTCGCCGACGTCGAGGACGCGGGGTTCTGGCGCGGGCTCGACGTCTCTCATGTCGCGGCCGTGATCCTCGCCATGGACAGCGTCGAGGCCAAGGAATTCGCCGCCCGCGCGCTGCGGCGCAAGGGCTTCGACGGCCCCATCGTGTCGCATGCCCTGTACGAGGAGCACCTCGAGCGCCTCAAGAGCGCCGGCGCGACCCAGACCTACCTCACCATGCGCCAGGCCGGCATGGGGCTGGCGCAGCATGCGGCGCGGTCTATCGATCTCGACCTGGCGCCGTCGGAGGAGGGGTAG
- a CDS encoding NAD(P)H-binding protein, protein MPPSCTTVFGGTGFLGSRIVRCLAEAGGHVRIAARHPECPHWAMPGHEIELVAADITDPGTFARALRGADAVVNAVSLYVEKRGGPSFQDVHVRGAADLAQHAGTQRVRRFLHVSGLGVHPESPSSFVRAGWRGEELVRSAFRGAAILRPSVLFGTGDALLGGLEFATRMPVVPLFGSGRVRLAPVLADDLAEAAAHLLGDDAPPAPVYEFGGGENLSYRELVEGVLAAQGRRRLLMPMPMFAWRFLATLMGLLPNPPLTYDQVVLMARDNVPRGDWPGFGELGIQPRGVLEWLGSQASSSTARRVA, encoded by the coding sequence ATGCCTCCCTCCTGCACCACCGTGTTCGGCGGCACCGGCTTTCTTGGCAGTCGCATCGTGCGCTGCCTCGCCGAGGCCGGCGGGCACGTGCGCATCGCGGCGCGCCACCCGGAGTGCCCGCACTGGGCCATGCCCGGGCATGAAATCGAGCTGGTCGCCGCCGACATCACCGACCCGGGGACCTTCGCGCGTGCCTTGCGCGGCGCCGACGCGGTGGTGAACGCGGTCAGCCTGTACGTGGAGAAGCGCGGCGGGCCGAGTTTCCAGGACGTGCACGTGCGCGGCGCCGCCGACCTGGCGCAGCATGCCGGGACCCAGCGCGTCCGCCGCTTCCTGCACGTCTCGGGCCTCGGCGTGCACCCGGAATCGCCCTCGTCCTTCGTGCGTGCCGGCTGGCGCGGCGAGGAACTGGTGCGCTCAGCCTTCCGCGGGGCCGCGATCCTGCGCCCGAGCGTGCTCTTTGGCACGGGCGACGCCCTGCTCGGCGGGCTGGAGTTCGCCACGCGCATGCCGGTGGTGCCGCTGTTCGGCAGCGGCCGCGTGCGCCTTGCGCCGGTGCTGGCCGACGACCTGGCCGAGGCCGCGGCGCACCTGCTCGGCGACGACGCGCCGCCGGCACCGGTGTACGAGTTCGGCGGCGGCGAGAACCTGAGCTATCGCGAACTGGTCGAGGGCGTGCTCGCCGCCCAAGGCCGGCGCCGGCTGCTCATGCCCATGCCCATGTTCGCGTGGCGCTTCCTCGCCACGTTGATGGGCCTGCTGCCCAACCCGCCGCTGACCTACGACCAGGTGGTGCTGATGGCGCGCGACAACGTGCCGCGCGGGGACTGGCCGGGTTTCGGGGAACTGGGCATCCAGCCGCGGGGCGTGCTGGAGTGGCTTGGGAGTCAGGCCAGTTCGAGCACCGCGCGGCGCGTCGCCTGA